The following proteins are encoded in a genomic region of Trichocoleus sp. FACHB-46:
- a CDS encoding glucosidase: MTENTTAEAQRLEATRQRQAHWRRWGPYLSDRQWGTVREDYSASGAAWDYFTHDQARSRAYRWGEDGIAGISDNHQRLCFAIALWNGNDTILKERLFGLTGKEGNHGEDVKEYYFYLDNTPTHSYMKCLYKYPHQAFPYEQLVAENACRGRDQLEFELLETGIFDEERYFDVLVEYAKAAPEDILIRIKVSNRGPEAQTLHLLPTLWFRNTWSWSTGSGSEKQACPSLPNSDKPLLSKAKSKDKDNYSVIAASHSSLGDYWLYCDPPTELLFTENETNTERIFGTPNVSAYLKDGINNYVVQDEHTAVNPELVGTKAAAHYILQVQAGETQTIQLRLNQVAPALVTASPLGAEFERVFSDRQREADEFYQRVCCFTRSPDLQNIQRQAFAGLLWSKQFYYYVVDEWLKNVPAEPSVSPERLKGRNSEWIHLFNDDILSMPDKWEYPWFAAWDLAFHVIPIAMIDPELAKYQLDRLTREWYMHPNGQLPAYEWAFGDVNPPVHAWAAWRIYKIEQKLYGRADSVFLERVFQKLLLNFTWWVNRKDAAGNNVFQGGFLGLDNIGVFDRSSELPTGGRIDQSDGTSWMGMYSLHMLAIALELSKANPIYEDIASKFFEHFLYIAEAMNRMGREEASLWDEADGFYYDVLHFPDGHQVRLKVRSIVGLIPLFAVEAIEAELLEQFPGFWKRTEWFIRNRPDLTQNIACMKRQGVGDRRLLAIVYRDKLRRILEKMLDEKEFLSPYGIRALSRYHAEHPYIFEAQGQEHRVDYEPAESTSALFGGNSNWRGPIWFPINFLLIESLQKFHHYLGDDFKVECPTGSGQWMNLWEVASEISQRLIKIFTQDAAGRRPVYGDTEKFQTHPHWQDLILFYEYFHGDNGAGIGASHQTGWTALIAKLIQQVEEHED, from the coding sequence ATGACAGAAAACACCACCGCAGAAGCTCAACGGCTAGAAGCAACTCGTCAAAGACAGGCGCATTGGCGCAGATGGGGACCGTATCTCAGCGATCGCCAGTGGGGAACTGTCCGGGAAGACTACAGTGCTAGCGGGGCAGCCTGGGACTATTTCACCCATGACCAAGCGCGATCGCGGGCTTACCGTTGGGGAGAAGATGGCATCGCAGGCATTTCGGACAATCATCAACGGCTTTGTTTTGCGATCGCCCTTTGGAATGGCAATGACACAATTCTCAAAGAACGGCTGTTTGGCTTGACTGGGAAAGAAGGCAATCACGGTGAGGACGTTAAAGAATACTATTTCTACCTCGACAACACGCCGACGCATTCCTACATGAAATGCCTCTATAAATATCCACACCAGGCATTTCCTTACGAGCAATTGGTGGCCGAGAATGCTTGTCGGGGTCGCGATCAACTAGAGTTTGAGCTATTGGAGACAGGCATTTTTGACGAAGAACGCTATTTTGATGTCTTGGTTGAATATGCTAAAGCGGCTCCAGAAGACATTTTGATTCGCATCAAGGTCAGCAATCGCGGGCCAGAAGCTCAAACCTTACATTTATTGCCGACGCTGTGGTTTCGTAACACTTGGTCTTGGAGTACGGGGTCTGGGAGTGAGAAGCAAGCTTGTCCCTCCCTTCCCAACTCCGACAAGCCCTTACTGTCTAAAGCGAAATCTAAGGACAAGGACAATTACAGCGTCATTGCCGCCTCCCATTCCAGCTTGGGTGACTACTGGTTGTATTGCGACCCACCGACAGAGCTGCTATTTACCGAAAATGAAACCAATACGGAGCGTATTTTTGGGACGCCTAACGTTTCGGCTTATCTCAAGGATGGCATCAACAACTATGTAGTTCAGGACGAGCACACTGCTGTCAATCCTGAATTGGTTGGCACCAAAGCCGCAGCACACTATATCTTGCAGGTACAGGCAGGCGAGACGCAAACTATTCAACTCAGATTAAATCAAGTGGCTCCAGCGCTTGTCACCGCTTCTCCCTTGGGAGCTGAGTTTGAGCGGGTTTTTAGCGATCGCCAGCGGGAAGCTGATGAATTTTACCAACGGGTTTGCTGTTTCACGCGATCGCCCGATTTGCAAAACATCCAGCGTCAAGCTTTTGCGGGCCTATTGTGGAGCAAGCAGTTTTACTACTACGTGGTGGATGAATGGTTGAAAAACGTGCCTGCTGAGCCATCCGTATCCCCGGAGCGGCTGAAAGGGAGAAACTCTGAGTGGATTCATTTATTTAATGATGACATTCTCTCCATGCCCGACAAGTGGGAATATCCCTGGTTTGCGGCCTGGGATCTGGCCTTTCATGTGATTCCCATTGCCATGATTGATCCAGAACTGGCTAAATACCAACTGGATCGCCTGACGCGAGAATGGTACATGCATCCCAACGGCCAACTGCCTGCTTATGAATGGGCGTTTGGGGATGTGAATCCTCCTGTCCATGCTTGGGCAGCGTGGCGGATTTACAAGATTGAACAGAAACTATACGGTCGGGCCGATAGTGTTTTTTTAGAGCGAGTATTCCAAAAGCTACTGCTCAACTTTACTTGGTGGGTGAACCGCAAAGATGCAGCGGGCAATAATGTCTTTCAAGGCGGCTTCCTCGGTCTAGACAATATTGGCGTATTCGATCGCAGTTCCGAACTGCCTACCGGAGGTCGCATTGACCAATCGGATGGCACCAGTTGGATGGGCATGTATAGCTTGCATATGCTAGCGATCGCCTTAGAGCTATCAAAAGCCAATCCCATCTACGAAGATATTGCCAGCAAGTTCTTTGAGCACTTCCTCTACATTGCGGAGGCTATGAACCGCATGGGCCGAGAAGAAGCCTCCCTCTGGGATGAAGCAGACGGCTTCTATTATGATGTGCTCCATTTCCCAGACGGGCATCAAGTGCGCTTGAAAGTTCGCTCCATTGTTGGCCTGATTCCTCTGTTTGCAGTGGAGGCGATCGAAGCGGAACTCCTAGAGCAGTTTCCTGGTTTCTGGAAGCGAACGGAGTGGTTTATTCGCAATCGTCCCGATCTGACACAAAATATTGCTTGTATGAAACGGCAGGGGGTCGGCGATCGCAGGCTTTTGGCGATCGTTTATCGCGATAAACTGCGGCGGATTCTAGAGAAAATGCTAGACGAAAAGGAATTCCTCAGTCCCTATGGCATTCGGGCTCTGTCCCGTTATCACGCCGAGCATCCTTACATTTTTGAAGCGCAAGGCCAGGAACACCGCGTTGATTATGAGCCAGCGGAATCCACTAGTGCCTTGTTTGGGGGCAATTCTAACTGGCGTGGCCCGATTTGGTTTCCCATCAACTTCTTGCTAATCGAATCGCTGCAAAAGTTTCATCATTACTTAGGTGATGACTTTAAAGTGGAATGCCCGACAGGTTCTGGGCAATGGATGAACTTGTGGGAAGTCGCCAGCGAAATCTCCCAACGACTCATAAAGATTTTTACCCAAGATGCCGCCGGTCGTCGCCCCGTCTATGGAGACACAGAAAAATTTCAAACCCACCCACACTGGCAAGATTTGATTTTGTTCTACGAATACTTCCACGGTGACAATGGTGCTGGAATCGGTGCGAGTCACCAAACTGGCTGGACTGCTTTGATTGCTAAATTAATCCAGCAGGTGGAAGAGCACGAAGATTAG
- a CDS encoding rhodanese-like domain-containing protein gives MQFPQVRWITTAELAQWLSNPVRSQPLLLDARTQAEYAVSHLATAQQIDPIAPDLAALGQIDQATPLVVYCSIGYRSAKVAAQLAQAGFTQVYDLEGSIFQWANEARPLWQAEQPTTKVHPYNAQWGLLLKPEYRAELQEELPLD, from the coding sequence ATGCAATTTCCGCAGGTTCGGTGGATCACGACCGCAGAACTCGCTCAATGGCTCAGCAATCCTGTCCGATCGCAACCGCTCCTATTAGATGCTCGAACTCAGGCTGAGTATGCAGTCAGCCATTTGGCAACTGCTCAGCAAATCGATCCGATTGCGCCTGACTTGGCCGCTCTAGGCCAGATTGATCAGGCTACACCCCTAGTTGTCTACTGCTCGATCGGGTATCGCAGTGCGAAAGTTGCGGCTCAGTTGGCGCAAGCAGGCTTCACGCAGGTTTATGACTTGGAAGGCAGCATTTTTCAGTGGGCCAACGAAGCACGACCGCTCTGGCAAGCCGAGCAGCCTACGACCAAAGTGCATCCTTACAACGCCCAGTGGGGCTTGTTGCTCAAGCCTGAGTATCGGGCGGAGTTGCAGGAAGAATTACCTCTAGATTGA
- the queA gene encoding tRNA preQ1(34) S-adenosylmethionine ribosyltransferase-isomerase QueA, translating into MNFTAKPHNFSSSDQPVTPAIASEPTSDQLLSAYDYELPEERISQNPVEPRDQARLLVLDSPTQHSHRIFRDLPDLLRSGDLLVLNNTRVIPARLYGRKPGGAAIEVLLLEPQPQPNCWLALVKPGRRLKPGAAIEFGPDPTEPPSLKATVLATDAPTGGRILQFEVPDGESLQTRLHELGQVPLPPYITQSEAEPERYQTVYAAQPGAVAAPTAGLHFTPELLAKLQAQGIDQAFVTLHVGVGTFRPVEAEDITQHAMHSEWVEVPAETVAKIQRTRAQGGRVIAVGTTVVRTLEGVAQQAEQNGNQFGELQPYQGKVNLFIYPGYQWRVVEGLITNFHLPCSSLLMLVSALVSRPRLMALYQEAIAEQYRFYSFGDAMLVLPEARI; encoded by the coding sequence ATGAACTTCACGGCCAAACCTCACAATTTTAGTTCCTCAGATCAGCCTGTCACTCCGGCGATCGCGTCCGAGCCTACCTCCGACCAATTACTGAGCGCCTATGACTACGAGTTACCAGAAGAAAGGATTTCTCAAAACCCCGTAGAGCCAAGGGATCAGGCACGGTTGCTCGTCCTCGATTCCCCAACTCAGCATAGCCACCGCATCTTTCGAGACTTGCCAGATCTCCTCCGGTCGGGAGATTTACTAGTGCTCAACAATACCCGTGTGATTCCCGCCAGGTTGTACGGTCGTAAGCCAGGGGGTGCCGCGATCGAAGTTTTGCTCCTAGAACCCCAACCCCAACCTAATTGCTGGCTGGCTCTAGTCAAACCCGGTCGGCGGCTGAAACCCGGAGCGGCAATTGAGTTTGGTCCAGACCCAACTGAGCCACCGAGCTTAAAGGCCACGGTCTTAGCGACGGATGCGCCCACGGGAGGGAGGATTTTGCAGTTCGAGGTGCCCGATGGGGAGTCATTGCAAACACGCCTACACGAACTCGGCCAAGTACCTTTGCCACCCTACATTACCCAATCGGAAGCAGAGCCAGAACGCTACCAAACGGTTTATGCCGCGCAACCTGGAGCTGTCGCAGCCCCAACCGCAGGCTTGCACTTTACCCCTGAGTTGCTGGCTAAGTTACAAGCTCAAGGCATTGACCAAGCCTTCGTTACCTTACATGTGGGAGTCGGCACCTTTCGGCCCGTCGAAGCGGAGGATATTACCCAACATGCTATGCATAGCGAGTGGGTAGAAGTTCCAGCCGAGACAGTCGCCAAAATTCAGCGGACCAGAGCCCAAGGCGGGCGCGTGATTGCTGTGGGTACGACGGTCGTCCGCACCCTGGAAGGAGTGGCGCAGCAAGCTGAGCAGAATGGCAACCAGTTTGGTGAATTGCAGCCCTACCAAGGCAAGGTGAATCTATTTATTTACCCTGGTTATCAATGGCGCGTCGTGGAGGGATTAATTACCAATTTCCATTTGCCTTGCTCCAGTTTGCTGATGCTGGTGAGTGCGTTGGTAAGTCGTCCGCGCTTGATGGCGTTGTACCAAGAGGCGATCGCGGAACAGTACCGTTTCTATTCATTTGGGGATGCCATGCTGGTGTTGCCAGAGGCCAGAATCTAA
- a CDS encoding YraN family protein: MNSDTPRPSRSRRSSQSKSEIGLLGEAFIAAWLQAQGWGLLHQRWHCRWGEIDLIAQQPAVQQSIASRPISPDQMRSRSATLVFVEVKTRSDNNWDTDGLLAITTQKQAKLWQTAELFLSNYPELAKLPCRFDVALVAYQTESKARSQPEKLGVDQVQAAILAMNHVVNQSQAAIAQGQPIAIEGYQLSLKDYIQAAFT, encoded by the coding sequence ATGAATTCTGACACGCCTAGACCCTCGCGATCGCGCCGCTCGTCTCAATCTAAGAGCGAAATCGGGTTGCTAGGAGAAGCCTTTATTGCAGCATGGTTGCAAGCTCAAGGTTGGGGACTGCTGCATCAACGCTGGCATTGTCGTTGGGGCGAAATTGACCTAATTGCCCAACAACCTGCGGTCCAACAATCCATAGCATCTAGACCTATATCACCTGACCAGATGCGATCGCGTTCAGCCACGCTTGTATTTGTGGAAGTTAAAACTCGTAGCGACAACAATTGGGATACGGACGGCTTGCTAGCGATCACGACCCAAAAGCAAGCCAAGCTTTGGCAGACAGCAGAATTATTTTTGTCCAATTATCCAGAACTTGCAAAACTACCTTGCCGCTTTGATGTGGCGCTGGTGGCGTATCAAACTGAATCAAAAGCGCGATCGCAACCTGAAAAGCTTGGTGTCGATCAAGTTCAGGCTGCGATATTAGCAATGAATCATGTGGTTAACCAGAGTCAAGCAGCGATCGCCCAAGGGCAACCTATTGCGATCGAAGGTTATCAACTAAGCTTAAAAGATTATATCCAAGCGGCTTTCACTTAA
- a CDS encoding pentapeptide repeat-containing protein, with the protein MKTAWYQRLATACFSLCWMTLAGLLVWGAIAAPALAEDYNKAFLVGADFSGRVLVDSSFTKANMRGINLSQSDLRGVSFFGANLEAANLAGANLSNATLDTARLSDANLTNAILEGAFAFNAKFEGAVIDGADFTDVEFRQDAQTLLCKVAKGTNPATGRNTRDTLYCN; encoded by the coding sequence GTGAAAACAGCCTGGTATCAACGCCTAGCCACTGCTTGTTTCAGCTTATGCTGGATGACTCTGGCGGGGTTGCTGGTTTGGGGGGCGATCGCGGCTCCTGCTTTGGCTGAGGACTATAACAAAGCTTTCTTGGTGGGGGCCGACTTTTCGGGCCGTGTTTTAGTAGACTCCAGCTTTACTAAGGCCAATATGCGCGGCATCAATCTCAGTCAGAGTGATTTGCGCGGAGTGAGCTTTTTTGGGGCTAATCTGGAAGCTGCCAATTTGGCAGGGGCAAACCTCAGCAACGCCACGCTAGATACGGCTCGCCTGTCAGATGCAAATTTAACCAATGCGATTCTAGAAGGAGCCTTTGCCTTCAACGCCAAGTTTGAAGGAGCCGTGATTGACGGCGCAGACTTCACCGACGTGGAGTTTCGACAAGATGCCCAAACTTTGCTCTGCAAGGTGGCGAAGGGCACTAACCCAGCGACAGGACGCAACACCCGCGACACGCTCTATTGCAACTAA
- the dnaG gene encoding DNA primase, which produces MDIPRLHPDTIEQVKQKADIVDIVSEHVVLRKQGKDFVGLCPFHDDKSPSFSVSPSKQFYYCFSCGAGGNTIKFLMELGKNSFSDVVLDLARRYQVNVKTLAPEQRQELQRQLSVREQLYEILSLTAKFYEHALRQPQGKVALDYLQNSRHLSQETIQQFQLGYAPAGWETLYGYLVEQKHYPVELVDQAGLILPRKSGGGYYDRFRDRLMIPILDIQGRVIGFGGRTLSDEQPKYLNSPDTDLFDKGKTLFGLDKARAAIAKQDQAVVVEGYFDVIALHAAGITNAVASLGTALSVAQVKQLLRYSESKQVVFNFDADAAGVKAAERAIGEVADLAYQGQVQLRVLNIPEGKDPDEFLHTHSSEHYLSLLERAPLWLDWQIQQALQGQDLKQADQFQQSIQAIVKLLGNLPNTPLRTHYIHQCAGFLSQGDARFALQLEENLRTQVRGQRWHGRSQKWEKPTDYSLREAAEAQLLRIYIHCPAHRPEVHNALKERELEFSLSHYRFLWRQILDIEETENQEPQTELPQSYASWEEHTEVDLLTALQDRCTESPEEIKRVLHILQLDETAKLDILRPSLAIRTATASLERIMCEKRCRHLLKMWEEATQAILADPNQVQILDSLEQSLDAAFDVEALRFQKLFYDERRYLQELDRQRCVTPADLLEVPQLG; this is translated from the coding sequence ATGGACATTCCTCGGCTGCATCCTGACACTATTGAGCAAGTCAAGCAAAAAGCTGACATTGTCGATATAGTTTCTGAGCATGTCGTGCTGCGGAAACAGGGCAAAGACTTTGTCGGGCTCTGCCCGTTCCACGATGACAAGTCTCCGAGCTTCAGCGTCAGTCCCAGCAAGCAGTTTTACTATTGCTTTAGCTGTGGAGCGGGTGGCAACACGATCAAGTTTCTGATGGAGTTGGGTAAAAACTCCTTCAGCGATGTCGTGCTGGATCTGGCTCGCCGCTACCAAGTAAATGTCAAAACTTTGGCTCCAGAACAGCGCCAAGAGTTGCAACGGCAGCTTTCGGTGCGGGAGCAGTTGTACGAGATTTTGTCGCTGACGGCCAAATTTTACGAGCATGCACTGCGACAACCTCAAGGAAAGGTCGCTTTAGATTACCTACAAAACTCTCGGCACCTGAGCCAAGAAACGATTCAGCAGTTTCAACTCGGTTACGCTCCGGCGGGTTGGGAAACGCTGTACGGCTATTTGGTAGAGCAGAAACACTACCCGGTGGAGTTGGTAGACCAAGCTGGATTAATTTTGCCGCGCAAATCTGGGGGTGGTTACTACGACCGTTTCCGCGATCGCTTGATGATCCCGATTCTGGATATTCAAGGTCGTGTGATTGGGTTTGGGGGCCGCACCCTGAGCGATGAGCAACCCAAATACCTCAACTCCCCCGATACGGATCTATTTGACAAAGGCAAAACCCTGTTTGGGTTAGACAAGGCCCGCGCTGCGATCGCCAAGCAAGACCAAGCGGTAGTCGTAGAAGGTTATTTTGATGTAATTGCCCTGCATGCCGCCGGGATTACCAACGCCGTCGCGTCTTTGGGTACCGCATTGAGTGTGGCCCAAGTCAAACAATTACTGCGCTATAGCGAGTCAAAGCAAGTTGTGTTCAACTTTGACGCCGATGCGGCGGGGGTGAAAGCGGCAGAACGGGCAATCGGGGAAGTGGCTGATTTGGCTTACCAAGGTCAGGTGCAGTTGCGAGTCCTCAACATTCCCGAAGGCAAAGACCCGGATGAGTTCTTGCACACGCATTCTTCAGAGCATTACCTCAGCCTCCTGGAAAGAGCGCCCCTGTGGTTAGATTGGCAAATTCAACAAGCGCTCCAAGGCCAAGACCTGAAGCAAGCTGATCAGTTCCAGCAGTCGATTCAGGCGATCGTCAAGCTCCTAGGCAATTTACCCAATACCCCTTTACGAACCCACTATATTCATCAGTGTGCGGGGTTTTTGAGTCAAGGCGATGCCAGGTTTGCGCTGCAACTGGAAGAAAACCTCCGCACCCAAGTTCGGGGGCAGCGTTGGCACGGGCGATCGCAAAAATGGGAAAAACCCACCGATTACAGCTTGCGAGAAGCAGCAGAAGCCCAACTGCTCCGTATCTACATTCATTGCCCCGCTCATCGTCCAGAAGTGCATAACGCCCTTAAAGAGCGTGAACTGGAGTTTAGCTTGTCTCATTACCGCTTTCTGTGGCGGCAGATCCTAGACATTGAAGAAACAGAAAATCAAGAGCCTCAGACCGAACTGCCTCAGTCTTACGCCAGTTGGGAGGAGCACACAGAAGTTGACTTACTCACGGCCCTGCAAGACCGCTGCACTGAGTCGCCAGAGGAAATTAAGCGAGTTCTGCACATTCTGCAACTCGATGAAACAGCAAAGTTAGATATTCTCCGTCCGAGTCTAGCGATTCGCACTGCCACTGCTAGCCTAGAGCGGATTATGTGCGAGAAACGTTGCCGTCACTTGCTGAAGATGTGGGAAGAAGCCACGCAAGCGATCTTGGCTGACCCCAACCAAGTACAAATCCTAGATTCTTTAGAACAAAGCCTAGATGCGGCCTTCGATGTCGAAGCCTTGCGGTTTCAGAAGCTGTTCTACGACGAAAGACGCTACCTGCAAGAACTCGATCGCCAACGCTGCGTCACCCCAGCCGATCTACTAGAAGTGCCGCAGTTGGGTTAG